A genomic stretch from Anaerolineae bacterium includes:
- the uvrC gene encoding excinuclease ABC subunit UvrC, with protein MVRAISEELLAKLDTLPGRTGVYLMKDARGSVIYVGKAVNLRSRVRSYFQTSADHGPRTRRLVEDVADLEWIVTDTELEALILENELIKRHQPRYNVRLKDDKNYPYIKIHWQDDFPKVSIVRRMAHDGARYYGPFTSSQAVRQTLDALRRVFPYLDCDRKITGEDERPCLYFHIKRCAGPCIGAISREEYRSIIQGLCDFLEGKTERVLADLQAKMQQAADEWQFERAALYRDQIRAAEQIVERQKVVSGRDEDEDVIAFAYDPRQDEACVQVFLVRHGRLIGRETFVLDGVAAEENGELLSAFLKQFYDEAAYVPPRILLPQELDERQIIEQWLRSKRGAQVMLKVPRRGAKRQLVEMALENARETLQALQAQWQADTHRQTQALTELQEYLHLPSPPLRIECFDISTLQGTNTVGSMVVFAKGVPLKSDYRRFNVRSVGQAGQPDDYAAMREVLRRRFRRAVEAAENPDPGQKARRQDAVWSLLPDLVIVDGGKGQLNVALEVLDEYGLREVVPVVGLAKQHEEIFLPGQPDPVVLPRGSEALHLMQRIRDEAHRFAITHQRARRQKSALVSILDEIPGIGPRRRQALLKRFGSLEAIRQASLEELAAVPGMTRAAAERLKASL; from the coding sequence GCCAAACTGGACACCCTGCCGGGCCGGACGGGCGTCTATCTGATGAAAGATGCCAGGGGCAGCGTGATCTATGTGGGCAAAGCGGTTAATCTGCGCAGCCGCGTCCGCTCGTACTTTCAGACGTCCGCCGACCACGGCCCGCGCACGCGCCGTTTGGTCGAGGACGTCGCCGACTTGGAGTGGATCGTCACCGACACGGAGCTGGAAGCGCTCATCCTGGAGAACGAGCTAATCAAGCGCCACCAGCCGCGCTATAATGTCCGCCTCAAGGACGACAAGAACTATCCCTATATCAAAATCCACTGGCAGGATGATTTCCCCAAGGTCTCGATCGTGCGCCGTATGGCCCACGATGGCGCCCGCTATTATGGGCCTTTTACCTCGTCGCAGGCCGTGCGACAGACCCTGGATGCGCTGCGACGAGTGTTCCCGTATCTCGACTGCGATCGCAAGATCACCGGTGAGGACGAGCGCCCCTGTCTGTACTTCCATATCAAGCGCTGTGCCGGCCCCTGCATCGGCGCCATCAGCCGCGAGGAGTACCGCTCAATCATTCAGGGGCTGTGTGATTTCTTGGAAGGCAAGACCGAGCGCGTATTGGCCGATCTCCAGGCCAAAATGCAGCAGGCCGCCGACGAATGGCAATTCGAGCGAGCCGCCCTTTATCGGGATCAGATCCGGGCTGCCGAGCAGATCGTTGAGCGACAAAAGGTGGTCTCTGGCCGCGATGAGGACGAGGATGTTATCGCCTTCGCCTATGATCCACGCCAGGACGAGGCCTGCGTGCAGGTCTTTCTGGTTCGGCATGGCCGATTGATCGGGCGCGAGACGTTCGTGTTGGATGGTGTGGCGGCCGAGGAGAATGGCGAGTTGCTGTCGGCATTCCTCAAGCAGTTTTACGACGAGGCAGCCTACGTGCCCCCGCGCATCCTGCTCCCTCAGGAACTGGACGAGCGACAGATCATTGAGCAGTGGCTGCGCTCTAAGCGCGGTGCCCAGGTGATGTTAAAGGTGCCCCGGCGAGGCGCCAAGCGCCAGCTCGTGGAGATGGCCTTGGAGAACGCCCGAGAGACATTACAGGCGCTGCAGGCGCAATGGCAGGCCGACACCCACCGCCAAACTCAAGCCCTGACTGAATTGCAGGAGTATCTACACCTGCCGTCGCCGCCGTTACGTATCGAGTGCTTCGATATCTCTACGCTGCAGGGCACGAACACTGTGGGAAGCATGGTGGTGTTTGCCAAGGGTGTCCCTCTCAAGTCGGACTATCGGCGGTTCAATGTGCGCTCGGTGGGGCAGGCCGGGCAGCCGGATGATTACGCGGCGATGCGCGAGGTATTGCGTCGTCGCTTCCGCCGGGCCGTGGAGGCAGCCGAGAATCCTGACCCTGGCCAGAAGGCGCGCCGGCAGGACGCCGTATGGTCGCTGCTGCCTGACCTGGTAATTGTGGATGGCGGCAAGGGACAGCTCAACGTAGCGCTGGAGGTGCTGGACGAGTATGGGCTGCGCGAGGTGGTACCGGTGGTGGGGCTGGCCAAACAACATGAGGAGATTTTCCTCCCTGGCCAGCCGGACCCAGTGGTGCTGCCGCGCGGCTCGGAGGCCCTTCATCTGATGCAACGCATCCGGGATGAAGCCCATCGCTTTGCCATTACCCATCAGCGCGCACGCCGCCAGAAATCCGCGCTCGTCTCAATATTGGACGAGATCCCTGGTATCGGCCCTCGCCGGCGGCAGGCTTTACTTAAACGCTTCGGTTCTCTAGAGGCTATCCGCCAGGCCTCCTTGGAAGAGTTGGCCGCTGTGCCAGGCATGACCCGAGCCGCCGCCGAACGGCTCAAAGCTAGCCTCTAG
- the def gene encoding peptide deformylase, with translation MALRPIITIENPILRQKARKVQRFGPELGQLIDDMIETMRAAPGVGLAAPQVAVLERVIVVEVPKDEENPDAGTLLYEMVNPEIVKASPELVEGEEGCLSIPGYVGEVPRHSMVVVRGQDRFGRPVRVRAHGFLARVFQHEIDHLDGILFIDRVTSPDKIRKVEPAAKPEGEAVEAAVPPPATIAMPT, from the coding sequence ATGGCATTGCGGCCGATCATCACCATCGAAAACCCGATCCTGCGCCAGAAAGCGCGTAAGGTTCAACGATTTGGCCCGGAGCTGGGGCAGCTTATTGACGATATGATTGAGACAATGCGAGCTGCCCCTGGAGTGGGGCTGGCTGCGCCACAGGTGGCCGTGCTGGAACGTGTGATCGTGGTGGAAGTCCCGAAGGATGAGGAAAATCCGGACGCGGGTACCCTTCTATACGAGATGGTCAACCCTGAAATCGTTAAGGCCAGCCCTGAGCTGGTCGAAGGGGAGGAGGGGTGCCTCTCCATCCCTGGCTACGTAGGTGAGGTGCCCCGCCATAGCATGGTCGTCGTCCGAGGACAGGATCGCTTCGGCCGGCCCGTGCGCGTGCGTGCTCATGGCTTTCTGGCCCGCGTCTTCCAGCACGAGATTGACCATCTAGATGGGATCCTGTTCATTGACAGGGTAACCAGCCCGGACAAGATCCGGAAGGTGGAGCCAGCGGCAAAGCCGGAAGGAGAAGCAGTAGAAGCGGCCGTACCGCCACCAGCAACTATAGCGATGCCCACTTGA
- the nth gene encoding endonuclease III: MREPERIAEILRRLRQAYPDAQCALRHSNPLELLVATILSAQCTDERVNQVTLSLFQKYRSAEDYAMANPAELEQDIRPTGFYRNKARHIQGAARVILERFGGEVPQTMDELLQLPGVARKTANVVLGVAFGQAEGIVVDTHVRRLANRLGLTKEQDPDKIERDLMAIIPREHWIDFGHQLIWHGRCICHARKPDCPNCPLNDLCPSAQM, from the coding sequence ATGAGAGAACCTGAACGGATCGCTGAGATCTTGAGGCGATTGCGTCAGGCTTATCCGGATGCCCAATGCGCCTTGCGCCACAGCAACCCGTTGGAGCTCCTGGTGGCTACGATCTTGTCGGCACAATGCACGGACGAGCGGGTCAACCAAGTCACCTTGAGTCTGTTCCAGAAATATCGATCCGCCGAAGACTACGCAATGGCCAACCCAGCCGAACTAGAGCAGGACATCCGCCCGACTGGTTTCTACCGCAACAAGGCCCGGCACATCCAGGGCGCGGCTCGGGTGATCCTGGAGCGTTTTGGCGGAGAGGTACCGCAAACCATGGACGAGCTGTTGCAATTGCCAGGCGTGGCGCGCAAGACCGCCAACGTGGTGCTAGGCGTTGCCTTTGGCCAGGCGGAGGGCATCGTTGTAGACACCCATGTGAGGCGGCTGGCCAACCGGCTGGGCCTGACGAAAGAGCAAGATCCCGATAAAATCGAACGGGACCTCATGGCGATCATTCCACGCGAGCATTGGATTGACTTTGGACATCAGTTGATCTGGCACGGGCGTTGTATCTGTCACGCGCGCAAGCCGGATTGTCCCAATTGCCCCTTAAACGACCTCTGCCCTTCGGCCCAAATGTAG
- the trxA gene encoding thioredoxin produces the protein MAKPIVVTDATFNEEVLQSDIPVLNDFWAEWCGPCKMIAPILEEIAEEYEGRLKVTKLDVDQNPITMMEFGIMSIPTLILFKGGRPVERLVGAMPKARLLSRIKPHLDDIAPSAEGQTRHGEA, from the coding sequence ATGGCTAAACCGATTGTGGTCACAGATGCCACCTTCAACGAAGAGGTGCTTCAGTCGGATATTCCGGTGCTGAACGACTTCTGGGCTGAATGGTGCGGCCCCTGTAAGATGATCGCGCCGATCCTGGAGGAGATCGCAGAGGAATACGAGGGAAGGCTGAAGGTCACCAAGCTGGATGTGGATCAGAACCCGATCACGATGATGGAGTTCGGGATCATGAGTATCCCGACGCTGATCCTGTTCAAGGGCGGTCGGCCGGTCGAGCGCTTGGTTGGCGCGATGCCCAAGGCTCGCTTGCTCAGCCGGATCAAGCCACATCTTGATGACATCGCCCCATCGGCGGAGGGGCAGACAAGGCATGGCGAAGCTTGA